From Drosophila miranda strain MSH22 unplaced genomic scaffold, D.miranda_PacBio2.1 Contig_AX_tr1_pilon, whole genome shotgun sequence:
gattctgcgtttttagttttctcgtatcctcaatattgtggatgcaacagactttcgtcttttgtgggggcggaaggcggtggggagaaattttgagatatacgttttatagtgagatctaacaggagtgcggataccaaatttggttactctagccttataggtctctgagatttgtgaatatcccagattttcatcctttgcgtgggcggaagggggtgtggcgaaattttgaaacaaactcgtctcggtccgatatattaggagtgtggataccaaatttggttgctctagcttttatagtcgctgagatctaggcgctaatgttttactctaagcaaagccggctatgctacgtgtgtgttagagagagacagggcgagaaaaaatgaaattgttttcttgatgctggctataataataatacgatccaattcagtctgcagtctaaaagatatgggcattctctacgattctgcgtttttggtcttatcgtatctttaaaaatgtggatgccacagattttcgtcctttgtgggggcggaagtggacggggcgaagttttgaaatatttttgtagcagtgacatatcacagaagtctggatccaaaacatcgttgctctagctcttatagtctttgagcactaggcgctgaaggggacggacagacggacagacggacggacagacagacggacagacagacagggctcaatcgactcggctattgatgctgatcaagcatatatgtatatactttatggggtcggaaacgattccttctggacgttacacacatccattttcaccacaaatctaatataccccaatactcattttgagtatcgggtataaaaatttatttggttttgtttttcgaCTTAAAGCAAAGCAAACTGAGCAAAGTGTAATCCACTCAAGAAGAAAAGGAGAGAGAGATAAGCACTCAAATTATTCCCCCTATTGTTGTTCCGTTTTCTTCCTCCCTTCACGGTCTTGCTCGTCGACTCTATGCATGCACCTAAAGAAATTAATTGTTCgtcttatttattattacTCATTATCCAATTCGTTAGTCTTTAAAGCccttctttttatacccgatactcaaaatgagtattggggtatattagatttgtggtgaaaatggatgtgcgtaacgtccagaaggaatcgtttccgaccccataaagtatatacatacatatatgcttgatcagcatcaatagccgagtcgattgagccctgtctgtctgtccgtccctatcagcgcctagtgctcaaagactataagagctagagcaacgacattttatatccagccctctgtgatatgtcactgttacaagaatattttagaactttgccccaccccctaccgaccccacaaaggacgaaaatctgtggcatccacaatttcgacgatacgagaaaactgaaaatcaCATCGCACAATCATAGGGAATGACCttatctatctgattgctgaatctggatcagatcggatcatttttgtagccaaaaggaacaaatcaatttgcagtggctacgcagcgcccgacgtcacgctcagactgattttctgtctctctcgcacgcactctttgtcgtgtcgttcaatattagcggcgtctgccggaggagagccatactgactaagtatcgggtataactgtagagttgcggtgtccgcagcaactcacaacgttccccctcgttttttttagtCTTAAGTTAGATTCGCTCCTATATTGGAGGTCAATAAATTTTATAATGTGAATTCAAAGTGGATTGCCTTCAGCTAGCCGAATGTCCCTGAAGATCCCATAGGTACGCAAAGGGGTCATTCCGTTTATGTTCACTCGCGATCTAGGAATGACCAAGAAAGGGAGGGTCAATGAGACCTGCGGCGTGGGGAAGCTTTCCGAAACAAGGCGAAGAAAGCACAAGCGGGAGTTACGCGTCGATAGAATTTTAGATCCTTCATGAATCTCGTCGTAGCATgcatatttaataattttaataataatgaGGATAGGCAACCAGCGAGAGGATGGCAAGATCACCACCCCAAATTGCCGAGGATCCCAGCGAGGAATAACAGTGTGCGCCCTTCTCCCATTCCCCAACATCTCGTCTGAATCGTTACAACTATGTTCAAATACTTTTCTAAAATTATTAATAATTTATTTCTAAGATAATGAACGGATTAATGAACAGTATATTCCGTattctttttattttcattcAACATTTCCTTTTCTGGATTGTGTTGATTCTAAAATGAATGGGTACAAAATATTTGTATGTACTGTATATAATCGCAGACCCCATTAAaacaagtatatatataaatatataataaatgatattaaaaatatgaaaatattgcCTGTTTGGCTTTATGTAGCCAAAAGTATATGTAGTCAGAAAGTAATTTCGATACTTAGACTGTATCGAACACTCagttatacatacatatgcaaagAAGTAAAAATAATGTTTTTATGGTAATATACAATTTTGGTTTTAGGCGATTATGATTATGTACAGATAATGTGGATCATTAGTATGATAGTATTATTTACTATGTAGATTGTTTTCCAAGCTATTCGACATTTTATGTTTAGGAAAAAAAAACTTCGAAAAGTTAGGGGGCGGGGTGCAACGATGGTGAAAATCGGATCGTAAATTAATCATATTTCATATAAATTCAGAGtatctatgtatgtacataataaCTAAAGAAATGCAACAGAGAGACAAAAATATGGTTTAGGGCTGATCAGATCTTCCTTTACTTGAGGATGATCTCAGCTGGTGGTAAAATATTGTCACCGTAGAGGCAATACCAGATGCTCGAATACCAAATGGTACGATCCACCCACTCGCTGCCGGCCAGAACATGGCCAATGTAGGGAGCATCTCGCGATCTGCAATGGAGAGATGAAAGTCTTAGAAATCACCTTGCTCTGATGATATCAGTTTTAGACTCAAACCTCATTATCTGTGCCTGGGTGCGCTCGACAAAAGTGATGGCCCAGCTCCATGGAAAGTCTCGTTTGCGCTCACAGCTCTGCAGAAATATCTCCCTGATAATAGTTGTCTTGTCGTTTTTGTCCTTCTTGGAAATAACAATCTTGCCGTCGCGCAGCTCGCACTGTAGAGATTTGAACGTCTTGGTGCGATTGTCGGCGAAGCGCAGCTCCTTGCCGGGCGTCACTGTGGCCAGATTCTTGATCGCCCGCTGTATTTCGCGCAGCATCTCAATGGGCCGCACCATCAGATAGTTGTGCTTGCGATCTTCCTCCGGCCAGTACGACCAGTTAAGGATCACGTCGAACACTTTTGTGTCATGGTGCAGGGGCCGCTCCAGGCTGCCGTTCAGTATCACCTCGTAGAGCGTCAGTTGATGGGTTGGTAGTTGCATTTTGACGGAATATTCCCGACATAGCTCGTAGGCGGTTTTGGTGGGTGAAATCGTGGCGTTCACCTGCATCTTTTCCTGGACGGATAGAGCGATTAGATCATTACATACTGAAGTGATCAATCATAACTGATGGCAAACCTCTGTGATGTTGTCTGGATTCGGATTCAGGCTGATCCAGATCTTTATGTCCCCCGACTGCTTGACCGCATCTTTGAGCGTCTCGGCGGCAGCGTAATACTTTTGCAGGCATGCCAGCATGGCCTGCTCCCGTTTCTGCATTGAATAAAATATAACATAGTTGTAAAGAATgagcgggaacgttgtgatatacccgatactcagtcagAAGGTGTGTTGCTCTCTGCTCTCTTCTGCCAGATCGCGCACACTGCACGAGGAAGAGTGTGTGGGAGGAGAATGAGAGAGCGCGTGGCTGGGCGTAGCGTACATTTGTTTCTTAGGGCTATAATAATGACCCGATCTGATCTAGATTCGGCAATCTTCTATGATTTTCTATGATTCaacgttttcgttttcgtgtatctttaaaattaaggatgccacagactttcttGCTTTGTGACTGCAGAAGGGGGCGGGGTAAAATTTTGATATCACAGTCACATACAGtctggttgctctagcttaagagtctttgagatctaggcgctcatcgGGAGGGACacacggacggacggacagacatacttggctcaatcgactgggccattgatgctgatcaagaatatatatactttatggctTCGGGAACGCTTCCATCTGGGTcatacacacatccacttttaccacataCTCCTATACTCCTGTACTCTTCTTGAGTATCTGGTATAAAAACATTCATAGATTCAAAGTAAGGTAGCGTTCAACTTACAATTTCATCGGCACTGACGGGAATAGGTTCTTGTACAGAAGAATGAGATCGCTGAGAACATCGGCCTCTTTCTGAGAGTAGATTAGCTCATCGCTCTATTGGAGAAGCCGGAAACATACAGATAATTATGCACATACTCCTAAATATAGTAGCCAAGGTTTGACAGGGGACCCACCTTCTTGGCCAGCAGCGTTGGGCCCCAGATCATGGTTAGATTCTGAACGCTCATCTTGTTCTTGGTCTGCTGCGAGCTAATGAACACCAGGTGGCCCACGATCCGGCGCAAGGTCTCATGCTCGATGGGCGAGAGGCGAGCGAGGAGCTCACGATAGATGGGAATCTTCTCGGCGGCCAAATTCAGCTCGGTGACGAAGACGAAGCTGTCGGTTAGCTTGCCCAGGAGGCGCTCGGGCAAGTCCCTCATGAACCGCTTGAGGACATTGGCTACGTCGTGCTCATTGTACTCGTTTCGGGTGATCTCCACATTAAAGGCATCCGCTCGGAAGGCGCTCATCAGCTTGTGCATGGAGTTCTCCGAGCCTGATTTGCGATAGATCCCCTCCGACATGGACCCGTGGATGTACACAAAGTTAATGCACTTATCCACTATCACGGGCACATCGTACCGCGTCAACTGCTGATCCCCCAGCGAAAAGCCGTTGTTGTGTGCCACTTCCCGAATGATGTGACGCCAGATCTTTGTCTCTCGTGCCGAGCTCATGATCATGTAGACAGCATACGGCGGACAGTCAATCATCAGCATTGGCCCGATCCCACGTGCAGGTTGTCGATGGACTCGTCACTCTCCTTGAGCACTATTTTAGAGGGATAGAAATGcaattaaatgttattttatAGCTCTTACATAGCTCTTATATAGCACCTATGCATCGCGCCTTGCGCAAGTCCATTTTCTCCACATTCCCAGTGGCCTCGCTCACGAAGATGAGACGTCGCTGGCTCTTGCGAAGCACCAACCAGGTGCCACTCCACTCTGACGTGATAGAGTTCtgaaacggaacggaacggaatgCAACGCATTAGGCATGGGGTCTCAGGGAGGAGCTTAACGCTTCACCCACCTTTAGGTAGCACCAGCCCGCGCGGTAATAGTGGCATGTGTACTTGACAGGCATACTGTTGGTGAGACTCTCAAGGATCTTCTGCATCCAGACGCCCCTCTCGGACTCCTTGCCCACGCCATACAGATGGGAAACCCGCTGCTGCTTGACGTTCCCTGACGAGCTGCTGGTCATCACCAGATTGGGATTCGAGGACATGCTGTCGCTTActccgttgccgttgcctcCGTTTTTCGGCTGAGATGTCGTGATCTCGAAGCAGTAAAAGTGGGTCGCCGTGTCCGTGACGCGATTGTTGCTGACGCACTGCAGCGTGGTTATGGTGTCCAAGGGTATCGACTCCCTTGGCGTCTTCATCTCATGGTCGAGAAATGTCTGGAACTGGCGGTCCCTGAGTATGGCCTTTCGGTTCTGCATCTCCTTAAGTATATCTTCGACCACGCCCGAGGGAAACCGCACAAGGGGACCTTCGTAGCGCACCAGAAGCGGCGACAGACTGGGCCGGGGAACCATCTGCAGGGCCACCTTCACCTCCGACTGCCTCTGGGCCCCCGCCTTAAAGCTGGAGCGCCTCTTCATCACATCCATGCGCAGCTTGACGCTCGAGAAGGTGGTTATCGTCTTCCGCAGACGAGAGCTAAGCGTAGAACGAGACTCGATACTGACAGGGGCGGTCTGTCCGCTGGTTCCTGTTCCTCCAATGGCCTCCAGGTAGGTGGGTGGGCTGTCGCCTTCGATTGGTAGTGCTGActttgtgctgctgctggacgtggaggtggaggtgactgtggctgtggttgTGACTGGAGAACCGTCTGCCACAAACCAATTGGTGCGATTTCTTGAGGCGCTGGCCAAGTCCACCATGGATCTGTTGGCGGTCCCCTCGGGTATCTTGCTCAGATAGGGCCTGGCACGTGCCTCCAACTGCTCCTGCTCGCGGTCCAGCATATGCTCCAGGCTGTCGTTCAGCAGCTGGGCATTTTGGTGCACGATCTGGGGCTGGCGACCACTTGTCGTGGCCGCACATCCACTAGGCGGCTCCTCCTCGGAGGTGCACATGCTGACATCGTCCTGATCCCGCTCTTGTTCCACAGTGCCGTAGGTGTCCTCCTCCAGTAGGTGCTCGAGCAGTAGCAGCTCGTTGCTCTTGTTGGAACGCTCCAGCGTCGAGCACTTGCTGCTCATTAATGGATCGAACTCCTCGATCAGCTCCTGGGGCGCGGACCATCCACCGACGGCTCCGTCGTTGCTGTCCAGCTCCCCATCTTCGCTGATGCAGGCCAgctcttgctgctgctggttttgctgctgctgctggttgggGGTCAACAAGTTGCAGCCGCGACTGCTCCCCGCGGTGGCCATCTCGAAGAGCTTCCCGTAGGTGGCTTCCTGGTTGGCATAGACCGGTTCCCGGGAGGAGTCTTCTTCCTGCACCTCTTCTCCCTGCTGCGAATCGACATCCTCGCCGTAGAACTGCCAGGAATCGCTGCGCTCTGGCTTTGGGGCCCTCGCCTCTTCGGCGGCAATCTTGGCGCAGATTAGCAGCGATTCCTCTCGCTCCGCTACCGCCGCTGCCCGATTCAGTTCCTTCAGCTCGGCGGAGTCCACGGGGGGACGTCGCAGCTCGATGTGCTCGTAGTTCTTGCGGCGCTTCTGCCGCACGGGCGGCTGCAGTGCGTCCAGCCGGAACCGCTCCGGCTGTTGGGAGAGGCGCGGCGGAGGGAACGCGGGCATTGGCAGGGACGATGGCGGAGACGACGTCGTTGCGTCATCTCCGCGGATCGGGGGACGCTGCTGCGTCCGTAGCTGGACCTGCTCCTGAGAGAGATTTCTGGCCAGCGGGGGAGGTGGGGAGGGACGTGCCCTCAGTGCCTCATCGTAGCTGGGGGCTTACCCTGCACCTTGGGCACCTCATAACAGCCGTCATCATCCCCGGCACCGTCCCCCCCAGCTGGCACCTCTTGATCCTCAACTTTGACTTTGGCAGTGACCTTTGCCTGATCGCGGAGATCGGTGAATCCTCCGCCGACGACATTCCGGTTCAGGGGACTGGAGAACTGTATCGCATTGAAGACATCCGTGTTGGGCATGGTCTGTCGTCGCTCAAGGTCAAACTCTCCCACGGAGCTTTCTCCACCCTCCGCTTCTCTGTCCCCATGGCCTCCCCTGCCCCCCAAGGTGAAGTTCGACCCGAATCGCCTGCTGGCATTCTTCAGACGGCTGCCAGCGTCAGCGCTGAGATTGCTGATCGCTTCCGTGGAGCTCCTTAGGTTCCTGTCCAGATGCTTCTTGGCACCCTTGGCCTTGAACGTGATCCGTTCGCCAATGGCCTCGCCCAGCAGTTTCGAGGTGGTGCCCAAGGATCGCAGAAGATTCCTGAATTCATTTGAGGCAAAATGAAAtcgagggagagagaggatgagagagagagagttagTTTTGCTTGTGGCAGAGAGAGTTCGTCCCATTCCCATTTGGTAAGTAAATGAAATCCAAGTATACGTACGTATACTAGTGcaatgtgtgtgcgtgttagATCTAATACTACGTGAATAGGAGTATCCGCAACACATATTGGGCTAGGGCTAGGCCTAGGCACATGATGGGAATAGGAGTGCTGGGAAGAGAAATGCGCTGGGTCCAAGAACTTCCCTCAGATGAATCAGCCGTCTCAATGCGCACATATTGTATTCTACAGGTATTCGTTTCAAATATATAGGTGCATGGGCTTAATCTTACTTTAATGTATGTAAACATCGGCGCGCCGAAGTTTGCTCAGAGGTAAGGCTATGCATCGGCGAAATAGATAAATCGGATGATTTACCAAGGACCCTCGCAGATAGCCTTCTCCTCCGGTTGCCATTGATCTCGAACTGAAAGAAAGTGCTTCAATAATCGCACATCATGCCACGTAAACTGCACTCCTGTATCCTTGATCTCTATAGATCTTGAAACTTAGCGACGCGTCGGGTCTGACAAAAATAGTATTGCACAGACGATCAAGGTGATCATCAAGAACATCTCTGAAGACTTAAAAAGACTACAGCCG
This genomic window contains:
- the LOC108151171 gene encoding LOW QUALITY PROTEIN: uncharacterized protein LOC108151171 (The sequence of the model RefSeq protein was modified relative to this genomic sequence to represent the inferred CDS: inserted 3 bases in 3 codons), with product MHSHKKVCMSNCISRLLAPQRDNLTNSKSIRKCEESWKRLGTRQRTGAEAVTEVCSGLDKGQSLSSQPPWPKVCPHNSVILTSTFSVLLDCLRRSLYEIEKVESSKVLSWLSWILELPSLRVENLLRSLGTTSKLLGEAIGERITFKAKGAKKHLDRNLRSSTEAISNLSADAGSRLKNASRRFGSNFTLGGRGGHGDREAEGGESSVGEFDLERRQTMPNTDVFNAIQFSSPLNRNVVGGGFTDLRDQAKVTAKVKVEDQEVPAGGDGAGDDDGCYEVPKVQGKPPXYDEALRARPSPPPPLARNLSQEQVQLRTQQRPPIRGDDATTSSPPSSLPMPAFPPPRLSQQPERFRLDALQPPVRQKRRKNYEHIELRRPPVDSAELKELNRAAAVAEREESLLICAKIAAEEARAPKPERSDSWQFYGEDVDSQQGEEVQEEDSSREPVYANQEATYGKLFEMATAGSSRGCNLLTPNQQQQQNQQQQELACISEDGELDSNDGAVGGWSAPQELIEEFDPLMSSKCSTLERSNKSNELLLLEHLLEEDTYGTVEQERDQDDVSMCTSEEEPPSGCAATTSGRQPQIVHQNAQLLNDSLEHMLDREQEQLEARARPYLSKIPEGTANRSMVDLASASRNRTNWFVADGSPVTTTATVTSTSTSSSSTKSALPIEGDSPPTYLEAIGGTGTSGQTAPVSIESRSTLSSRLRKTITTFSSVKLRMDVMKRRSSFKAGAQRQSEVKVALQMVPRPSLSPLLVRYEGPLVRFPSGVVEDILKEMQNRKAILRDRQFQTFLDHEMKTPRESIPLDTITTLQCVSNNRVTDTATHFYCFEITTSQPKNGGNGNGVSDSMSSNPNLVMTSSSSGNVKQQRVSHLYGVGKESERGVWMQKILESLTNSMPVKYTCHYYRAGWCYLKNSITSEWSGTWLVLRKSQRRLIFVSEATGNVEKMDLRKARCIVLKESDESIDNLHVXIGPMLMIDCPPYAVYMIMSSARETKIWRHIIREVAHNNGFSLGDQQLTRYDVPVIVDKCINFVYIHGSMSEGIYRKSGSENSMHKLMSAFRADAFNVEITRNEYNEHDVANVLKRFMRDLPERLLGKLTDSFVFVTELNLAAEKIPIYRELLARLSPIEHETLRRIVGHLVFISSQQTKNKMSVQNLTMIWGPTLLAKKSDELIYSQKEADVLSDLILLYKNLFPXSADEIKREQAMLACLQKYYAAAETLKDAVKQSGDIKIWISLNPNPDNITEEKMQVNATISPTKTAYELCREYSVKMQLPTHQLTLYEVILNGSLERPLHHDTKVFDVILNWSYWPEEDRKHNYLMVRPIEMLREIQRAIKNLATVTPGKELRFADNRTKTFKSLQCELRDGKIVISKKDKNDKTTIIREIFLQSCERKRDFPWSWAITFVERTQAQIMRSRDAPYIGHVLAGSEWVDRTIWYSSIWYCLYGDNILPPAEIILK